In a genomic window of Thiohalomonas denitrificans:
- a CDS encoding glycerophosphodiester phosphodiesterase translates to MAHPLFVEKRHPFVLGHRGVPLLHQENSLAGLGRAVELGIEGVEFDVYRTRDDHVVLFHDEETHRLTGVRGRISDMSWDEVSRLRIRRRLDVGGGRIIDYGREERIPLLEEVLDEFSGKLLMNIEMKAYAPRWDRRHTGTEVARVIRRCGAANSVVVTSFDFFMLWYLEREFAGLHSGFAYDDGMLGEKAGEWFERIPEIRTDLARMPGNQNGVSFLNFLMEANAIGRLIDSTLVDAEYTLIDSDTVERFHARGMLVGAYTLFPLDTRLARHSYEEPLEIIRRLAEQRVDWIETDDPEQLQEFFAHL, encoded by the coding sequence ATGGCGCATCCATTGTTCGTCGAAAAACGTCACCCCTTCGTTCTCGGCCATCGAGGGGTCCCGCTGCTCCACCAGGAAAACAGCCTGGCCGGACTTGGCCGGGCAGTCGAACTGGGCATCGAGGGTGTCGAATTCGACGTCTACAGGACCCGGGATGACCACGTGGTGCTTTTCCACGACGAAGAAACCCACCGACTGACCGGGGTGAGGGGCAGGATCTCCGACATGAGCTGGGACGAAGTCTCACGGCTGCGCATCCGGCGCCGGCTCGATGTGGGGGGCGGGAGGATAATCGACTACGGACGGGAAGAGAGAATCCCGCTGCTGGAAGAGGTTCTCGATGAATTCAGCGGCAAGCTGCTAATGAATATTGAAATGAAGGCCTATGCACCCCGCTGGGACCGCCGGCACACCGGTACCGAGGTGGCCCGGGTTATCCGCCGCTGCGGGGCGGCGAATTCGGTAGTCGTCACTTCCTTCGACTTCTTCATGCTCTGGTATCTGGAGCGGGAGTTTGCCGGTCTGCATTCGGGCTTCGCCTACGACGACGGCATGCTCGGCGAGAAAGCAGGCGAGTGGTTCGAACGGATACCGGAGATCCGAACCGACCTGGCCAGGATGCCCGGTAATCAGAACGGTGTGAGTTTTCTCAATTTTCTAATGGAAGCGAATGCCATCGGTCGTTTGATCGACTCGACCCTTGTCGATGCTGAGTACACGCTCATCGACAGCGACACCGTCGAACGTTTCCACGCCAGGGGAATGTTGGTCGGTGCCTATACCCTCTTTCCGCTGGATACCCGACTTGCCCGTCATTCGTACGAAGAGCCGCTGGAAATCATCCGCCGTCTCGCCGAACAACGGGTGGACTGGATCGAGACCGACGATCCTGAGCAACTCCAGGAATTCTTTGCCCATCTGTAG
- a CDS encoding hybrid sensor histidine kinase/response regulator gives MHDRRPLSRLLSVSNGIRSIGAIWICAPILAVLFLLAGWLSFIAFFDYPSPVVRGPVMLEDASGDLTPHQAKQRAGALLASGAPAPLDAPAEIYWWVAEVQNRDAPGRWVMHLGNTAIEKAELTLFAGDEPVHHQAVDLLELAETPDFIIGQILPIDLPPNTRHTVALRLEGPVPHRGLVFIKPYDVAQAEGRFHGVAIWAAAGAIAALIFYNLFLGISLRMPVYLFYVGHAGGHLLYLLTAMGSIGAVLPVVERYATLNIPGILVGVVFGALFVYRFLDLPTIAPRLALVYRLFIGLVLGGLPLALFLEPHLFFTLVRGSHLVLTLLVISAGVTAIARGKPEARYLLAGWGVMVAMTSRGMLGVLGVLELTLDAGIWAFWAVLFEMFVMSLALADRVRRLSRDKEIAQQGNAAKSAFLANMSHEIRTPLNGVLGMTDLLRDTDLNDQQREYVESIRHSGRSLTTLLEDVLDYSRVEAGRVEIASNPFEPRKLLEELRFLLTPDAAKKGLTLSLTIDPMVPAVLVGDAGRLRQVFLNLMGNALKFTEQGEVRVRLEYLRRDDPVSPLLFSVEDTGIGIAPDAKAHLFERFRQADDGIARRYGGSGLGLSIARELVQLMGGDIRVESRPGAGSRFVVELNLPRGRMPPAEAESDPATPAMSVLVVDDEPINRRVAAELLSRSGHRVEGVASGAEAIERVDGGDFDLVLMDLSMPEMDGLEATRRIHRIAPALPVVGLTAHVLPEHRAACIEVGMTGVLHKPIEGDKLARLLVEAMAMTEPDKPLSSPVSA, from the coding sequence ATGCATGATCGCCGCCCGCTTTCCCGTCTACTATCGGTGTCAAACGGAATCCGTTCTATCGGTGCCATCTGGATCTGCGCGCCGATTCTTGCGGTGCTCTTCCTGCTGGCCGGATGGCTGAGCTTTATTGCCTTTTTCGACTATCCCTCACCGGTGGTTAGAGGCCCGGTAATGCTTGAAGATGCGTCCGGCGATTTGACGCCGCACCAGGCAAAGCAACGCGCGGGTGCGTTGTTGGCCAGTGGGGCGCCGGCCCCCCTTGATGCCCCCGCTGAAATCTACTGGTGGGTGGCCGAGGTGCAAAACCGGGATGCTCCCGGGCGGTGGGTCATGCATCTGGGTAACACCGCTATCGAAAAAGCGGAGCTGACGCTGTTCGCCGGAGACGAGCCGGTACACCACCAAGCCGTTGATCTTCTGGAATTGGCCGAGACCCCGGATTTCATTATCGGCCAGATCCTGCCCATCGACCTGCCGCCGAATACCCGGCACACGGTGGCGCTGCGCCTGGAAGGGCCGGTACCGCATCGTGGACTGGTCTTCATTAAACCCTACGACGTCGCCCAGGCGGAGGGCCGTTTTCACGGGGTGGCGATCTGGGCAGCCGCCGGCGCGATTGCCGCGCTGATTTTCTACAATCTGTTCCTCGGAATCAGCCTGAGGATGCCGGTTTATCTGTTCTATGTGGGGCATGCCGGCGGCCATCTGCTCTATCTCCTGACCGCCATGGGATCCATTGGCGCGGTACTCCCTGTAGTGGAGCGTTACGCGACGCTCAATATTCCGGGAATCCTCGTGGGTGTGGTGTTCGGGGCGCTGTTCGTCTATCGGTTCCTGGACCTGCCGACGATCGCACCCAGGCTGGCGCTTGTCTATCGGCTGTTTATCGGTCTGGTCCTGGGCGGTCTGCCGCTGGCCCTTTTCCTGGAACCCCATTTGTTCTTTACGCTGGTCCGCGGTAGCCACCTGGTATTGACTCTACTGGTGATTTCAGCCGGGGTGACGGCGATTGCCCGGGGGAAACCTGAAGCCCGCTATCTGCTGGCCGGATGGGGAGTCATGGTGGCCATGACCAGCCGGGGCATGCTCGGGGTGCTCGGGGTTCTGGAACTGACCCTGGATGCCGGGATTTGGGCGTTCTGGGCGGTGCTGTTCGAGATGTTCGTCATGTCGCTGGCTCTGGCCGATCGGGTACGCCGCCTGAGCCGTGATAAAGAGATTGCGCAGCAGGGCAACGCCGCCAAGTCGGCGTTTCTGGCGAACATGAGCCATGAGATCCGGACCCCACTGAACGGGGTGCTGGGCATGACGGATCTGTTGCGGGATACCGACCTGAACGACCAACAACGGGAATACGTGGAAAGTATTCGACACTCGGGCCGTTCATTGACGACCCTGCTCGAGGATGTCCTCGATTACTCCCGCGTGGAGGCGGGCCGTGTCGAGATTGCAAGCAATCCCTTCGAACCCCGGAAGTTGCTGGAGGAACTGCGCTTTCTGTTGACCCCTGATGCGGCCAAGAAGGGCTTGACGCTGAGTCTGACCATTGATCCCATGGTGCCTGCGGTACTGGTGGGCGATGCGGGTCGCTTGCGGCAGGTGTTTCTCAATCTCATGGGCAATGCTCTGAAATTTACCGAGCAGGGGGAGGTGCGGGTTCGGCTTGAGTATCTGCGGCGGGACGACCCGGTCAGTCCGTTGCTGTTCTCGGTAGAGGACACCGGCATCGGTATCGCTCCGGACGCGAAGGCACACCTGTTCGAACGGTTCAGGCAAGCCGACGACGGTATTGCCCGACGCTACGGCGGGAGCGGGCTGGGTCTTTCTATCGCCCGCGAACTGGTGCAATTGATGGGCGGTGACATCCGAGTAGAGAGTCGTCCCGGTGCCGGAAGCCGGTTCGTGGTGGAGTTGAATCTGCCTCGCGGGCGGATGCCACCTGCCGAGGCCGAGTCCGATCCTGCAACTCCTGCCATGAGTGTGCTGGTGGTGGACGACGAACCCATCAATCGCCGGGTGGCCGCCGAGCTACTCTCCCGTTCAGGGCATCGGGTTGAGGGGGTGGCGAGCGGCGCAGAGGCCATTGAACGGGTTGATGGCGGTGATTTCGACCTGGTGCTGATGGACCTGAGCATGCCCGAGATGGATGGGCTGGAGGCGACCCGCCGCATACACCGGATTGCCCCGGCTCTGCCGGTGGTCGGGTTGACGGCGCACGTCCTCCCCGAACACCGTGCCGCCTGTATCGAGGTGGGAATGACTGGCGTGTTGCACAAGCCGATCGAAGGTGACAAGCTGGCCCGGCTGCTGGTCGAGGCGATGGCGATGACCGAGCCCGACAAGCCGCTCTCCAGTCCGGTTTCTGCCTAG
- a CDS encoding fibronectin type III domain-containing protein: MNSPKTSLRLAALFSAGLLMGTLQAAPPASNTNWWDRHGDDATVVENSPPVIEGSPATEVDAGAAYLFVPAVTDADGDRLKFSIINRPAWAGFDRKSGELSGTPAAGEVGTTAGIVIEVTDGTHVASLDPFDLTVHTSTGDTDDGSDTESEPVNSAPEISGTPPTEVTENSEYRFTPTASDPDGDELSFGIENHPAWAQFDSATGTLSGTPGSTDVGTTSGIVISVTDGALTSALDAFDLVVNDDGTANGSAAISWTPPTTRTDGSALTDLAGYRLRYGQSSGDYSETVEIGAGVTSYVLEQLDQGQWYFTMTALDSEGLESEFSEEGQKTIE; this comes from the coding sequence ATGAACTCTCCAAAGACTTCGCTTCGCTTGGCTGCACTTTTCTCGGCAGGGCTGCTGATGGGGACACTACAGGCGGCTCCTCCGGCCAGTAACACCAACTGGTGGGACCGACATGGCGACGACGCAACCGTGGTGGAAAACAGCCCACCGGTCATCGAGGGATCACCGGCCACCGAAGTAGACGCGGGTGCCGCCTATCTGTTTGTACCAGCGGTAACGGACGCCGATGGTGACAGACTCAAGTTTTCCATAATCAATCGGCCGGCTTGGGCGGGCTTCGACCGCAAGAGTGGCGAATTGAGCGGGACCCCCGCGGCAGGCGAAGTGGGCACCACGGCAGGCATCGTCATCGAGGTCACCGATGGTACCCATGTTGCGAGCCTTGACCCCTTCGACCTGACCGTCCACACGTCCACCGGCGACACCGATGACGGATCCGATACGGAATCCGAGCCGGTCAACAGTGCTCCGGAAATCAGTGGCACGCCACCCACCGAAGTGACCGAGAACAGCGAATACCGGTTTACCCCCACTGCCTCCGATCCCGATGGGGATGAGTTGTCTTTCGGTATCGAGAACCATCCGGCCTGGGCGCAGTTCGATAGTGCAACCGGTACCTTGAGCGGGACGCCCGGCTCTACCGATGTAGGCACAACCAGCGGGATTGTGATTAGCGTGACCGACGGTGCATTGACGTCCGCTCTGGATGCCTTTGATCTCGTGGTTAACGACGACGGCACCGCCAACGGCAGTGCGGCCATCAGCTGGACACCCCCGACTACACGCACCGATGGCAGTGCACTGACAGACCTCGCTGGCTATCGGCTCCGTTACGGTCAAAGCTCCGGCGACTACTCCGAAACCGTGGAGATCGGTGCGGGGGTTACCTCCTACGTTCTCGAGCAATTGGACCAGGGACAGTGGTATTTCACCATGACTGCCCTGGATAGCGAGGGGCTTGAGAGCGAGTTCTCGGAGGAGGGCCAAAAGACTATCGAGTAG
- a CDS encoding transglycosylase SLT domain-containing protein, protein MHTDNAACGIHMSSLSRKSLGAFCLLGALFLSTGAVQAESPEPDPPLAVDAYSDEYDELFRHYSRRFFGPFVDWRWFKAQAVAESFLNERAVSPVGARGLMQLMPNTYKEIRTGHSELGEIYSPWWNVAAGLYYNSMLYRKWNDEFQGNDRFLLMLASYNAGFYRVRQGLQRVGKVRTWEEIEDHVPAETRAYVARIRQLMRPKPQAPIVASAQTP, encoded by the coding sequence ATGCATACAGACAACGCCGCCTGCGGCATCCACATGAGTTCGCTTTCCAGAAAATCTCTTGGGGCATTCTGCTTGCTAGGGGCCCTGTTCCTGTCGACAGGCGCCGTTCAGGCAGAGTCACCAGAGCCGGATCCACCCCTGGCTGTAGATGCCTACAGCGACGAGTATGATGAACTGTTCCGCCACTACTCCCGCCGGTTCTTTGGCCCCTTTGTCGACTGGCGCTGGTTCAAGGCCCAGGCCGTGGCCGAATCCTTTCTGAACGAGAGGGCCGTGAGTCCGGTAGGTGCCCGAGGTCTGATGCAATTGATGCCAAATACGTACAAGGAGATTCGCACCGGGCATTCGGAACTGGGCGAGATCTACTCACCCTGGTGGAATGTTGCAGCCGGCCTTTACTACAACAGCATGCTCTACCGTAAATGGAACGACGAGTTTCAGGGGAATGATCGATTCCTGCTGATGCTGGCGAGCTACAACGCCGGCTTCTACCGGGTGCGCCAGGGGCTGCAGCGGGTCGGAAAGGTGCGGACGTGGGAGGAGATCGAAGACCATGTGCCGGCCGAAACCAGGGCCTATGTGGCGAGAATTCGGCAGCTGATGCGCCCGAAACCGCAAGCGCCTATTGTAGCCAGCGCGCAGACCCCGTAG
- a CDS encoding SH3 domain-containing protein, whose product MSRRLRLVGALGLCLTTGMAQGAQPAGIPEDIHSRASEAMQQGNYAMAYCQWQPLAEEGDAEAQFALGWMYHHGYGLAIDDREAVTWWQRAVEQGHLEAMFSLGTLYTIGSDSVERDFPAAMRLWSGAARQGHQDARLALRQLAGRANPEVEEAAKELLAEQPQVFGLLTEVVVRRANIRGGPGTDHRVIAVMDRGKRLVEFLRRGDWVKIGVGGESPQVGWIYGKLVSEPEPIAEK is encoded by the coding sequence ATGAGTCGACGATTGCGACTTGTAGGGGCACTCGGTTTGTGCCTGACTACAGGTATGGCGCAAGGCGCCCAACCGGCGGGCATACCGGAAGATATCCACAGCCGGGCATCCGAGGCCATGCAGCAGGGAAACTACGCCATGGCCTATTGTCAATGGCAGCCTCTGGCCGAAGAGGGCGATGCGGAGGCCCAATTTGCATTGGGGTGGATGTATCACCACGGCTACGGTCTGGCCATTGACGATCGGGAGGCCGTCACCTGGTGGCAGCGCGCGGTCGAACAGGGGCACCTGGAGGCCATGTTTTCGCTCGGAACCCTCTACACTATCGGTAGCGACAGTGTTGAACGGGATTTCCCGGCCGCCATGCGCCTCTGGAGCGGGGCGGCCCGCCAGGGCCACCAGGATGCGCGACTTGCTCTGCGGCAACTGGCCGGACGAGCGAATCCTGAAGTGGAAGAGGCAGCCAAGGAACTTCTGGCCGAACAACCGCAGGTATTCGGGCTTTTGACCGAAGTGGTCGTTAGGCGTGCAAACATTCGCGGCGGTCCGGGGACCGATCACCGGGTGATCGCCGTAATGGACCGCGGCAAACGTTTGGTGGAATTCCTCCGGCGTGGAGACTGGGTAAAGATCGGCGTCGGCGGGGAATCGCCCCAGGTCGGTTGGATCTATGGAAAACTCGTCTCTGAACCGGAGCCGATTGCGGAAAAGTAA